In a single window of the Caproicibacterium sp. BJN0003 genome:
- the aroQ gene encoding type II 3-dehydroquinate dehydratase: MANKKKILFLLGPNLNMIGIREKGVYGEETAESIYQQVKDLAGQMGYDLDIYQSNHEGDLIDQIHAARGVYNGVIINAGALTHYSYALRDAISSVRIPFIETHMSNIYAREEFRHLSVIAPVCAGQISGFGKTSYFLALQALKDLI; this comes from the coding sequence ATGGCTAATAAAAAGAAAATTTTGTTTTTATTAGGGCCTAACTTAAATATGATCGGCATCCGCGAAAAAGGTGTTTATGGGGAAGAAACTGCTGAAAGTATTTATCAGCAGGTAAAAGATCTTGCGGGGCAGATGGGCTATGATTTGGATATCTATCAGTCAAACCATGAAGGAGATCTGATTGATCAGATCCATGCAGCACGCGGCGTTTATAATGGCGTAATTATCAACGCTGGAGCTCTGACTCATTATAGCTATGCTTTACGCGATGCGATCAGCAGCGTAAGAATTCCGTTTATTGAAACCCACATGAGCAACATCTACGCACGTGAAGAATTTCGCCATTTGAGTGTGATTGCACCAGTTTGTGCAGGACAAATCTCTGGCTTTGGAAAGACCAGCTATTTTTTGGCTCTGCAGGCTTTAAAAGATTTGATTTAA
- a CDS encoding YqeG family HAD IIIA-type phosphatase — translation MIDTRYSMPTLGADKVTDITPEVLHKMKVSSIILDVDNTLSAPGKQTPYPGTIEWVQKMLKNNFQIIILSNNFKRRVSPFAAKYYLDSLSLGCKPLPFSYFAAMRRLHSSRHNTVVIGDQVFTDIVGANLAGLRSILLTPQTLESKRSFVYRRSKENRIREYLRKNGLYISSKE, via the coding sequence TTGATAGATACGAGATATTCAATGCCTACTTTGGGAGCAGATAAAGTGACGGATATTACTCCGGAGGTCCTTCATAAAATGAAGGTCTCATCAATTATCCTGGATGTAGATAATACTTTATCAGCGCCCGGTAAGCAAACACCATACCCGGGAACAATTGAATGGGTTCAAAAGATGCTCAAAAATAATTTTCAAATTATCATTCTATCCAATAATTTTAAAAGACGAGTTTCCCCCTTTGCAGCTAAATATTATCTGGATTCTTTGTCATTAGGTTGTAAACCTCTTCCTTTCAGTTATTTTGCTGCTATGAGACGTTTGCACTCTTCCAGACATAATACCGTTGTAATCGGAGATCAGGTCTTCACCGATATCGTTGGTGCAAATCTTGCCGGCTTGCGGTCAATCCTTTTGACACCGCAGACTCTGGAAAGCAAACGCTCGTTTGTTTATCGGCGCAGCAAGGAAAATCGGATTCGAGAGTATCTTCGAAAAAATGGCTTGTATATTTCCAGTAAGGAGTGA